In a single window of the Pseudomonas entomophila genome:
- a CDS encoding MFS transporter — protein sequence MSTLSPKRVLFALAIGAFGIGTTEFTPMGLLPVIAEGVDASIPSAGMLITAYAIGVMVGAPIMTLLFSRFGKRAALMMLMGIFTVGNLLSALAPDYYTLLASRLITSLNHGAFFGLGAVVAASVVPKDKQASAVATMFMGLTIANIGGVPAATWLGQQVGWRMAFAGTAVLGVLAIAALWYALPKGERGSVPHVRKELAVIARPNVLLAMATTVLGAGAMFTLYTYVAPVLADLTGASDAFVTLGLVLIGVGFTLGNSLGGKLADWSLDGAARIFLGALAVIMLLMPLVLGSHVGAAIALLVWGMFTFAVVPPLQMRVMIAAAEAPGLASSINVGAFNLGNAVGAALGGAVISLDLGYAAVPMAGGLLAAGGLLLVWLGGRAKVAGSALGEAV from the coding sequence ATGAGCACGCTTTCCCCCAAACGGGTCCTGTTCGCCCTGGCCATCGGCGCCTTCGGCATCGGTACCACCGAGTTCACCCCCATGGGCCTGCTGCCGGTCATCGCCGAGGGCGTCGACGCCAGCATCCCCAGCGCCGGTATGCTGATCACCGCCTACGCCATCGGCGTGATGGTCGGCGCGCCGATCATGACCCTGCTGTTCAGCCGCTTCGGCAAACGCGCCGCGCTGATGATGCTGATGGGCATCTTCACCGTCGGCAACCTGCTGTCGGCCCTGGCGCCGGACTACTACACCCTGCTCGCCTCGCGGCTGATCACCAGCCTCAACCATGGTGCCTTCTTCGGCCTGGGCGCGGTGGTCGCCGCCAGTGTCGTGCCCAAGGACAAACAGGCCAGTGCCGTGGCCACCATGTTCATGGGCCTGACCATCGCCAACATTGGTGGCGTGCCCGCGGCCACCTGGCTCGGCCAGCAGGTCGGCTGGCGCATGGCCTTCGCCGGCACCGCCGTGCTGGGCGTGCTGGCCATCGCCGCGCTGTGGTACGCCCTGCCCAAGGGTGAGCGTGGCAGCGTGCCTCATGTACGCAAGGAACTCGCCGTGATCGCCCGGCCCAACGTGCTGCTGGCCATGGCCACCACGGTGCTGGGTGCCGGTGCGATGTTCACCCTGTACACCTACGTCGCCCCAGTGCTGGCGGACCTGACCGGCGCGTCCGACGCCTTCGTCACCCTCGGCCTGGTGCTGATCGGCGTGGGCTTCACGCTCGGCAACAGCCTGGGTGGCAAGCTGGCGGACTGGTCGCTGGATGGCGCCGCGCGGATCTTCCTCGGTGCCCTGGCGGTGATCATGCTGCTGATGCCGCTGGTGCTGGGTAGCCATGTCGGTGCGGCCATCGCGTTGCTGGTGTGGGGCATGTTCACCTTCGCCGTGGTGCCGCCACTGCAGATGCGGGTGATGATCGCCGCCGCCGAAGCACCGGGCCTGGCGTCCTCGATCAACGTCGGCGCGTTCAACCTGGGTAACGCGGTGGGAGCCGCGCTGGGTGGCGCGGTGATCAGCCTGGACCTGGGTTATGCCGCAGTGCCCATGGCCGGTGGCCTGCTGGCGGCCGGTGGGTTGCTGCTGGTATGGCTGGGTGGGCGGGCCAAGGTGGCGGGCAGTGCCCTCGGTGAGGCGGTATAG
- the dkgB gene encoding 2,5-didehydrogluconate reductase DkgB — protein MSIPSFGLGTFRLTDQAVIDSVKSALELGYRAIDTAQIYRNEADIGQAIAESGVPRGELFITTKIWVENYAADKLVPSLRDSLAKLRTDHVDLLLIHWPAPGNGVELSEYMQALAEAKALGLTRQIGVSNFNIELTRQAIAVVGQGEIATNQVELSPYLQNSTLTAFLNEQGITTTSYMTLAYGKVLKDPVLAEIAAKHKATVAQVALAWALQLGYAVIPSSTKRENLASNLLARSLHLDADDMARIATLERNGREVSPDGLAPVWD, from the coding sequence ATGAGCATTCCATCCTTCGGCCTCGGCACCTTCCGCCTCACCGACCAGGCCGTCATCGATTCGGTCAAGTCCGCGCTCGAACTGGGCTACCGCGCCATCGACACTGCGCAGATCTACCGGAACGAAGCCGACATCGGCCAGGCCATCGCCGAAAGCGGCGTGCCACGCGGCGAACTGTTCATCACCACCAAGATCTGGGTCGAAAACTACGCCGCCGATAAACTCGTGCCCAGCCTGCGCGACAGCCTGGCCAAGCTGCGCACCGACCATGTCGACCTGCTGCTGATCCACTGGCCGGCGCCGGGCAACGGCGTCGAGCTCAGCGAGTACATGCAGGCCCTGGCTGAGGCCAAGGCGCTGGGCCTGACCCGCCAGATCGGCGTCTCCAACTTCAACATCGAACTGACCCGCCAGGCCATCGCCGTGGTCGGCCAGGGCGAGATCGCCACCAACCAGGTCGAGCTCAGCCCCTACCTGCAGAACAGCACGCTGACCGCGTTCCTCAACGAACAAGGCATCACCACCACCTCCTACATGACCCTGGCCTACGGCAAGGTGCTGAAGGACCCGGTGCTGGCCGAGATCGCCGCCAAGCACAAGGCCACCGTCGCCCAGGTGGCGCTGGCCTGGGCACTGCAGCTGGGCTACGCGGTGATCCCCTCGTCGACCAAACGCGAGAACCTGGCCAGCAACCTGCTCGCCCGCAGCCTGCACCTGGACGCCGACGACATGGCCCGCATCGCCACGCTCGAGCGCAACGGCCGCGAGGTCAGCCCGGATGGCTTGGCGCCAGTCTGGGACTGA
- a CDS encoding DUF1348 family protein, producing MPRPPLPPFTRETAIEKVRLAEDGWNSRDAAKVALAYTTDTHWRNRAEFCHSREQAQAFLTRKWNRELEYRLIKELWAFTDNRIAVRYAYEYRDDSGQWYRAYGNENWEFAEDGLMRNRHASINEQPISEAERKFHWPLGRRPDDHPGLSDFGF from the coding sequence ATGCCCCGCCCGCCACTGCCACCTTTCACCCGTGAAACCGCCATCGAAAAGGTCCGCCTCGCCGAAGACGGCTGGAACAGCCGCGATGCCGCCAAGGTCGCCCTGGCCTATACCACCGATACCCACTGGCGCAACCGCGCCGAGTTCTGCCACAGCCGCGAACAAGCCCAGGCCTTCCTCACCCGCAAATGGAACCGCGAGCTGGAGTACCGCCTGATCAAGGAACTCTGGGCCTTCACCGACAACCGCATCGCCGTGCGCTACGCCTATGAGTACCGTGACGACAGCGGCCAGTGGTACCGCGCCTACGGTAACGAGAACTGGGAGTTCGCCGAGGACGGTCTGATGCGCAACCGCCATGCCAGCATCAACGAACAGCCCATCAGCGAAGCCGAGCGCAAGTTCCACTGGCCGCTGGGGCGACGGCCGGATGATCACCCTGGGTTGAGCGATTTCGGCTTCTGA